One Mercenaria mercenaria strain notata chromosome 12, MADL_Memer_1, whole genome shotgun sequence DNA segment encodes these proteins:
- the LOC128547445 gene encoding glutathione hydrolase 1 proenzyme-like, whose translation METLLALIPIFFITIILSGVNDRRIGDIKADGRTYTKPNYYRFPSNRRLDIPSPQPTDPVLNGMHSDSIEGRYRRAAVAADSKECSTIGVNIMRYQGGSAIDAAIASTLCSGVVNPQSCGIGGGHFLVYYNRNSGQVNTVIGREQAPLAATADMFTKDKNTSSQTGGKSIAVPGEIRGLYEAWKLGGRLPWKQLFQPTINLCRNGITVGRALRSAFVKEERFGEEFPAFKDFITNPKTGEIYQEGEVMIRPLLAKTLEVIADEGPQAFYEGSLTDAIIADISEADGIIIKDDLAQYTAPVKQPVVFNLDEKLRVFSPPPPSSGAVYQFILNVLKGFHFDISSVSTVDMATRTWHRIVEAFKHAFSLRSELGDSDIGSDEFMRSVDELVEKMTDPDFGETTRARISDSQTFESSYYGPELLGISGSSMGTSHLSVLGPNGDAVSVTSTVNLFFGSKVFGTRTGIIFNDEMDDFSTPGTVNFFGVPSSSANFIVPGKRPLSSMSPSIIVDKWGDAQLVIGAAGGTRIITSTAQVTVETLLFNWEIKESIDYPRVHHQLFPPTLGVQQRFPQVLIDGLQGLGHNTTVDIPLSVVQGILRQGNQITANSDFRKGGEPDGF comes from the exons ATGGAGACTTTACTAGCATTAATACCTATTTTCTTCATTACAATTATACTAAGTGGTGTAAATGACAGAAGAATAGGAGATATAAAGGCTGATGGGAGGACTTATACAAAACCAAATTATTATCGATTCCCCTCAAACAGAAGGCTTGACATTCCATCACCACAGCCAACGGACCCCGTGTTAAATGGCATGCATTCGGATTCGATTGAAGGGCGGTATAGACGAGCTGCTGTTGCCGCTGATTCCAAAGAATGTTCCACTATAGGAGT GAATATAATGAGATATCAAGGCGGAAGTGCTATCGATGCCGCCATTGCAAGTACCCTGTGTTCCGGTGTTGTCAACCCACAAAGCTGCGGCATTGGCGGGGGCCATTTCCTGGTATACTACAACAG GAACAGTGGTCAGGTAAATACTGTTATTGGACGAGAGCAAGCTCCATTGGCAGCAACAGCAGATATGTTTACAAAAGACAAAAATACCTCGTCTCAAACTG GAGGCAAATCAATTGCGGTTCCTGGAGAGATTCGTGGTCTTTATGAGGCATGGAAATTAGGTGgtcggttgccatggaaacaattATTTCAACCAACTATCAATTTATGTAGAAATGGCATAACTGTAGGCAGAGCTCTACGAAGTGCTTTTGTGAAGGAGGAGCGTTTTGGTGAAGAGTTTCCAGCATTCAA AGATTTTATTACAAATCCTAAAACAGGAGAGATATATCAGGAAGGTGAGGTAATGATACGCCCCCTTCTAGCAAAAACATTAGAGGTCATTGCAGACGAAGGGCCTCAAGCGTTCTATGAAGGTAGTCTTACTGATGCTATTATTGCGGATATTTCAGAAGCAG ATGGAATCATCATAAAAGACGACCTGGCACAATACACAGCTCCAGTGAAACAACCCGTTGTTTTTAATTTGGACGAAAAATTAAGAGTGTTTTCCCCGCCGCCACCGTCAAGCGGGGCAGTATATCAGTTCATACTAAATGTTCTAAAAG GTTTTCATTTCGACATTTCGAGTGTTTCGACGGTTGATATGGCCACACGTACTTGGCATCGAATTGTAGAAGCGTTCAAACATGCCTTCTCCTTAAGGTCTGAGCTTGGGGACAGCGATATTGGTTCTGATGAATTCATGAGATCCGTCGATGAG CTTGTCGAGAAGATGACTGATCCGGATTTTGGAGAAACTACTAGAGCTAGGATAAGCGACTCGCAGACATTTGAATCTTCTTACTACGGTCCTGAACTTCTGGGTATTTCTGGGAGCAGTATGGGCACTTCACATCTATCGGTTTTGGGTCCTAATGGAGATGCTGTTTCAGTTACCAGTACTGTGAATCTGTT TTTCGGCTCTAAAGTCTTTGGCACTCGGACAGGAATTATTTTCAATGATGAGATGGATGATTTTTCAACACCGGGAACCGTTAATTTCTTTGGTGTTCCATCCTCTTCTGCCAACTTTATAGTACCAGGGAAACGTCCCCTTTCATCGATGAGCCCAAGTATTATAGTTGATAAATGGGGAGACGCCCAGCTGGTGATAGGGGCCGCAGGAGGGACACGGATCATAACATCAACTGCCCAA GTAACCGTTGAAACACTTCTGTTTAACTGGGAAATTAAGGAATCAATCGATTATCCACGTGTCCATCATCAGCTGTTTCCACCAACACTCGGAGTCCAGCAAAGATTTCCTCAG GTTCTAATTGATGGACTACAAGGTCTTGGTCACAACACCACCGTTGACATTCCATTGTCAGTCGTACAGGGTATTCTTAGACAAGGGAACCAAATAACAGCTAACAGTGACTTCCGTAAAGGTGGTGAACCAGACGGGTTTTGA